GAAGGACCGCGGCCGCGCGCCGTGGTTGACGGCGCTCGGCGTCCGTCACCGGCGGGTTCTGGGCCCAGGCGGCTCCGGCGATCTTTCCTCGGCCGGCGGCGCGATCTTGGCGATCGGGAGTGCGACATGACGGACCGAGCGGAGCAGATGCAAACGGTGCGGGTGCGCCCGGGCTGGGACGAGTACTACCTGGCGATCGCGCGAGCGGTCGCGGCGCGGTCGAACTGCGTGCGGCGGCAGGTCGGGGCGCTCGTGGTCGTCGACAACGCGATCATCGCGACGGGTTACAACGGCACGCCGGTCGGCGTCCGCAACTGCATCGACGGCGGTTGCCCCCGTTGCGCCTCCGACGCACCGGTCGGGGCTGGCTACGACTCCTGCATCTGCGTGCACGCCGAGCAGAACGCCATCGTGTTCGCGGCGCGACACGGCAACGCGACCCAGGGCGGGACGCTCTACACGACGCTGCGGCCCTGCTTCGGTTGCCTCAAGGAGTCGATCCAGGCGGGGATCCGTTCGATCGTCTTCGCCGAGCCGTTCGCCTACGAGGGCGAGCTCGAGGCGCTCTATCAGCGCCTCGTGGCCGAGTCCGGCATCGTGCTACGGACGGTCCCGGAGCCGCCCGGTCCGGCGTCGCCGCTTCAGGGCACGAAGCGGTAGCCGACGCCGCGCACGCTGAGGATGTGGCGCGGGCGTGCCGAGTTCTCTTCGAAGTGCTGGCGCAGCGCGACGATCACGTTGTCGACCACGCGCTCGTTCGGATGGTGGGGGAGCTGCCAGACCTCGGTGAGGAGCTCGCGACGCGTCACCACCTGCTGCGGCCGCGAGAGGAAGACGCGCATGACCGCGATCTCCTTCTGCGAGAGCTGGACGACCCCGCGACGCGTCTTCGCTTCGTAGCTGTCGAAGTCGACCCAGAAGTCGCCGAACTCTCGCCGCTGGCTGCCTTCGGTCGGGCCGCTTCCGGCGACGCTCGACTGCCGTGACCAGGCGAGACGCCGCAGCATGCCTTCGACCCGCGCCAGGAGCTCGGCGAGATCGAACGGCTTGACGACGTAGTCGTCGGCGCCCATCTTCAGCCCGAAGATCACGTCGTCGGGTTGGCCGCGGGCGGTCAGCATGAGGATCGGCGTGAGCACCCCCGCCTGGCGAAGGCGCTGGCAGACCTCGAAACCGTCGATTCCGGGCAGGCGCACGTCGAGCAGGACGAGGTCGAAGGTCGTCGCCTGGATGCGGGCGAGCGCGTCGAGGCCGTCGCTCGAAGCTTCGACGCAATAGCCCTTGCGCTCGAGGTTGAAGACGAGCCCTTGGGCGATCGCATCGTCGTCTTCGACGACGAGCACGCGCGGTGCGGCTGGCGGCGCGGTCATGGGATCTCCTCGAGCACGGGCAGGCGGACGACCAGTCGGGCGCCCGGGCGGTCCTCCTGAGAGTACGCACGGACTGTACCGCGCATTTCGCGAACGAGACCACTGACGATCGAGAGGCCGAGCCCGGCACCCTTGCGGTGCGGCACACCCTGTCGCCCGGCCTGGTAGAAGCGGTCGAAGATGCTCGCCAGCTCCTTCTTCGGAATGCCGACGCCGTCGTCCTCGACCTCGAGGTGGGCGACGCTGTCCTCGCTGAACACCCGCAGTCGTACCTCGCCGCCGCGTTCGGAGAAGCGCACGGCGTTGTCGATCAGGTTGTCGAGGACCTGGCGGAGCGCCTCCTCGGAGCCGAGAACCCGCGAGGAGGTCTCGACTTCGGCGCGCAGCGCCACGCCGCGACTCTCGGCCTGCGCTCGGGCGGCCTCGAGGTAGCCGCGGACGAACGAACCGAGGTCGACCGGGTGGAGGTCGAGGAGGCGCTTGCGGGCCAGCAGCCGGCTGCTCTCGAGCACCGCGTCGACGAGCGCCGCCATGCGGTCGGCCTGCTGCTCGATGGTGAAGAGAAAGCGACGGCGGACGACGGCGTCGAGCTCGTCGGACTGCTGGAGCGTCTGCGCGTGCAGCTTGATCGCCGCCAGCGGCGACTTCATCTCGTGGGTGATGTTCGAGATGAACTCCTCCTGCTTGAGAGCGTAGCGGCGCGCGGCGAGCGCCTGGGCGAGCTGGTAGGTCAGGCCGACGATGAGGAAGAAGAGGAGCGTCGAGCCGATCGAGAGCAGCGACCAGTCGAGCCGCTCGGCGGCGCCGGAGCGCACCACGTAGACCACCCAGACGACCAGCAGGGACAGCGTCGCGGCGAGCGACAGGACGTACATGGTGATCAGCCGGGCCGAACGACGGGAATGCATCGGCCCCATGCTATCGAACCGGCCGCCGGGCGGGAGGGCGGGGGCGGCGGACAGTTTCGTGACAGAGCGCTGACCGCGCCTGACCCTGTGGACGGCCATACTCTCGACCATGACCATCGACCCGC
This genomic window from Holophagales bacterium contains:
- a CDS encoding dCMP deaminase family protein, which gives rise to MQTVRVRPGWDEYYLAIARAVAARSNCVRRQVGALVVVDNAIIATGYNGTPVGVRNCIDGGCPRCASDAPVGAGYDSCICVHAEQNAIVFAARHGNATQGGTLYTTLRPCFGCLKESIQAGIRSIVFAEPFAYEGELEALYQRLVAESGIVLRTVPEPPGPASPLQGTKR
- a CDS encoding response regulator transcription factor — protein: MTAPPAAPRVLVVEDDDAIAQGLVFNLERKGYCVEASSDGLDALARIQATTFDLVLLDVRLPGIDGFEVCQRLRQAGVLTPILMLTARGQPDDVIFGLKMGADDYVVKPFDLAELLARVEGMLRRLAWSRQSSVAGSGPTEGSQRREFGDFWVDFDSYEAKTRRGVVQLSQKEIAVMRVFLSRPQQVVTRRELLTEVWQLPHHPNERVVDNVIVALRQHFEENSARPRHILSVRGVGYRFVP